A single region of the Cronobacter condimenti 1330 genome encodes:
- the nadR gene encoding multifunctional transcriptional regulator/nicotinamide-nucleotide adenylyltransferase/ribosylnicotinamide kinase NadR, translating to MLSFDYLKTAIRQKGCTLQQVADASGMTKGYLSQLLNAKIKSPSAQKLEALHRFLGLEFPRRQKRVGVVFGKFYPLHTGHIYLIQRACSQVDELHIIMGYDEKRDRTLFEESAMSQQPTISDRLRWLLQTFKYQKNIRIHAFNEEGMEPYPHGWDVWSEGINAFMEEKGIAPDSIYTSEESDAPQYREHLGIETVIIDPKRTFMNISGAQIRANPFRYWEYIPTEVKPFFVRTVAILGGESSGKSMLVNKLANIFNTTSAWEYGRDYVFSHLGGDEMALQYSDYDKIALGHAQYIDFAVKYANKVAFIDTDFVTTQAFCKKYEGREHPFVQALVDEYRFDLVILLENNTPWVADGLRSLGSSVDRKAFQSLLVSMLEENHIDYVHVEEPDYDTRFLRCVDLVKQLMGEQA from the coding sequence ATTTTGTCATTCGACTATCTCAAAACCGCTATTCGCCAGAAGGGTTGCACGTTACAGCAGGTGGCAGATGCCAGCGGCATGACCAAGGGCTATTTAAGCCAGCTGCTTAACGCCAAAATCAAAAGCCCCAGCGCGCAAAAACTCGAAGCCCTGCACCGGTTTCTCGGCCTGGAGTTCCCGCGCCGGCAGAAGCGCGTGGGCGTGGTGTTCGGCAAATTTTACCCGCTGCATACCGGCCATATTTATCTGATCCAGCGCGCCTGTAGCCAGGTTGATGAGCTGCATATCATCATGGGTTATGACGAAAAACGCGACCGTACGCTGTTTGAAGAGAGCGCGATGTCGCAGCAGCCGACCATCAGCGACCGTTTGCGCTGGCTGCTGCAAACGTTCAAATACCAGAAGAACATCCGTATTCACGCGTTCAATGAAGAGGGCATGGAGCCGTATCCGCACGGCTGGGATGTCTGGAGCGAAGGGATCAACGCGTTTATGGAGGAGAAGGGCATAGCGCCTGATTCTATCTATACCTCCGAGGAGTCCGACGCGCCGCAGTACCGCGAACATCTGGGTATTGAGACCGTCATTATCGATCCCAAACGCACCTTTATGAACATCAGCGGCGCGCAGATCCGCGCAAACCCGTTCCGCTACTGGGAGTATATCCCCACCGAAGTGAAGCCGTTTTTTGTGCGTACCGTGGCTATCCTTGGCGGGGAGTCGAGCGGTAAATCGATGCTGGTGAATAAGCTCGCCAATATCTTCAATACGACCAGCGCCTGGGAATATGGCCGCGACTATGTGTTCTCGCATTTAGGCGGAGACGAGATGGCGCTGCAATATTCCGATTACGATAAAATCGCGCTCGGCCACGCCCAGTACATTGATTTCGCAGTGAAATATGCAAATAAAGTGGCATTTATCGACACGGATTTCGTGACCACTCAGGCGTTTTGCAAAAAGTATGAAGGGCGCGAACACCCCTTTGTGCAGGCGCTGGTGGATGAATATCGCTTCGATCTGGTGATTTTGCTGGAAAACAATACGCCGTGGGTGGCGGACGGGCTCAGAAGTCTCGGCAGCTCCGTGGATCGTAAAGCGTTTCAGTCGCTGCTGGTGTCGATGCTTGAAGAGAACCATATCGACTATGTGCATGTTGAGGAGCCGGATTACGACACCCGTTTCCTGCGCTGCGTGGATTTGGTGAAACAGCTCATGGGCGAGCAGGCGTAG
- a CDS encoding zinc-binding alcohol dehydrogenase family protein, whose protein sequence is MSVKAIAVNPDSPESFIEITQPMPQPGDYDLLVEVKAVSVNPVDTKVHASLKQNGLAAPRVLGWDASGIVTAVGSKVNGFKTGDEVYYAGDITRPGSNASHQLIDSRIVGHKPRTLSWAAAAAIPLTALTAWEGLFERLHIQEAGDDKTLLIIGGAGGVGSLAIPFARLHSKAKIIATASREDSAQWCRDRGADLVVSYHDLPGELSKQGIKFVDYIFILNDTDGHWAAVSQLIAPQGHICSIVENAHPLDQDALKSKSAALHWEFMYTRSMYQTADMARQGEILNEVAKLVDAGEVESALSETFHGLSVESMTNAHRKVLEGHMRGKVVVEF, encoded by the coding sequence ATGTCTGTTAAAGCTATTGCCGTTAACCCCGATTCGCCAGAAAGCTTTATCGAAATTACGCAGCCGATGCCGCAGCCCGGTGATTACGATCTGCTGGTCGAAGTAAAAGCGGTCTCTGTTAATCCGGTTGATACCAAAGTACATGCCAGCCTTAAGCAAAATGGCTTAGCGGCGCCGCGCGTGCTGGGCTGGGACGCCAGCGGCATCGTGACCGCTGTCGGTAGCAAAGTGAACGGTTTTAAGACTGGTGATGAGGTGTATTACGCCGGTGATATTACCCGTCCGGGCAGCAACGCCAGCCATCAGTTGATTGACTCCCGTATCGTTGGGCATAAACCGCGCACGCTCTCCTGGGCTGCTGCTGCGGCCATTCCGCTGACCGCGCTGACCGCATGGGAAGGACTGTTTGAACGTCTCCATATTCAGGAGGCAGGTGACGATAAAACGCTGCTGATTATCGGCGGCGCGGGTGGTGTTGGGTCGCTCGCAATCCCGTTCGCCAGACTGCACAGCAAAGCGAAGATTATTGCGACCGCTTCACGTGAAGATTCCGCGCAGTGGTGCCGCGATCGCGGCGCGGATCTCGTGGTGAGTTATCACGACCTTCCAGGCGAACTGTCGAAACAGGGTATCAAGTTTGTGGATTATATTTTCATTCTCAATGATACCGACGGCCACTGGGCAGCGGTGAGCCAGCTTATTGCGCCGCAGGGACATATTTGCAGCATTGTAGAAAATGCGCACCCGCTGGATCAGGACGCGCTGAAATCGAAATCCGCCGCCCTGCACTGGGAATTTATGTACACCCGCAGTATGTACCAGACCGCCGATATGGCGCGCCAGGGCGAGATTTTGAATGAAGTGGCAAAACTGGTGGACGCAGGCGAGGTGGAAAGCGCATTGAGTGAGACTTTCCACGGCTTAAGCGTTGAGAGTATGACAAACGCGCATCGCAAGGTGCTGGAAGGCCACATGCGCGGCAAAGTGGTGGTAGAGTTTTAA
- a CDS encoding LysR family transcriptional regulator encodes MFKQLQDMALFALVAETGSFTAAAQKAGLPKSSVSQRISQLEAHIGLRLLNRTTRTLSLTFAGEHYLVHCRDMLEASERAELAVQRLRDNPSGRLRITSPAGIGATLLARMNAEFLAKYPDITLEVFISDDVRDLVMEGFDVALRTGKPQDSSLIGRKIGHCPRYLLASPDYLSRYPALTHPTQLAEHRVIVHRAWTQWQLQRDREHYVCHLNPIHQTDNLLYARESALAGAGITLLPAFLLDDMTRPAALVNILPEWTVTGNDLYLVYPGRKLNAPALVSYINFALEYKGVTQFYDKKV; translated from the coding sequence ATGTTTAAGCAACTGCAGGATATGGCGCTTTTCGCGCTGGTGGCAGAGACCGGCAGCTTCACGGCGGCAGCGCAGAAAGCGGGCCTGCCGAAATCGAGCGTCAGCCAGCGCATCAGCCAGCTTGAGGCGCATATCGGGCTGCGGCTGCTTAATCGCACCACGCGAACGCTGAGCCTGACATTCGCGGGCGAACATTACCTTGTGCACTGCCGCGATATGCTGGAGGCCAGCGAGCGAGCGGAGCTCGCCGTACAGCGTCTGCGCGATAATCCGAGCGGCCGCCTGCGTATCACAAGCCCTGCGGGGATCGGCGCGACGTTGCTGGCGCGCATGAATGCTGAATTTCTCGCAAAATACCCGGATATCACGCTGGAAGTGTTTATCTCGGATGACGTGCGGGATTTGGTTATGGAGGGTTTTGACGTGGCATTGCGTACTGGCAAACCGCAGGATTCCTCACTAATTGGCCGTAAAATTGGCCATTGCCCACGCTATCTGCTCGCCTCACCAGATTATCTGTCACGTTACCCGGCGCTCACACACCCCACACAGCTGGCGGAGCACCGCGTCATTGTCCATCGCGCCTGGACGCAATGGCAGCTTCAGCGCGATCGCGAGCACTATGTGTGCCATCTGAACCCGATACACCAGACGGATAATTTGCTCTATGCCCGTGAAAGCGCGCTGGCCGGAGCGGGGATCACGTTACTGCCCGCTTTTCTGCTGGATGATATGACCCGCCCGGCGGCGCTGGTGAATATCCTGCCTGAATGGACGGTTACCGGAAACGATCTTTATCTTGTTTATCCGGGCCGCAAACTCAACGCGCCTGCGCTGGTCAGCTATATTAATTTTGCACTGGAATACAAAGGTGTTACGCAGTTTTATGATAAAAAAGTTTAA
- a CDS encoding ABC transporter permease, whose amino-acid sequence MKRHGLDVQRATVLALFLREIKTRFGKFRLGYGWALLEPLLHLAILLFVLDFVMERTLPDISFPVFLLSGIIPYFIFSNITSRSVNAIEANQGLFNYRPVRPVDTIIARTLLEASIYIVVYLLLLVFLAMMGEEFTCSHLLTLFCVWLCLIMCSFGTGLIFMAAGNAFPEAEKFLPLLTRPLYFISCVMYSLNAIPQEYQRWVVWNPLVHIIELTRQSLAISYASEGASLTYLAMSTLVVLFTGLALYRHQEEAMLTS is encoded by the coding sequence ATGAAAAGGCATGGGCTGGATGTCCAGCGCGCCACTGTACTGGCGCTATTTTTACGTGAGATTAAAACTCGGTTCGGGAAATTCCGTTTAGGCTACGGCTGGGCATTGCTTGAGCCTCTGCTACATCTCGCTATTCTGCTTTTCGTGCTCGACTTTGTGATGGAGCGAACGCTACCTGATATTTCGTTCCCGGTTTTTTTATTAAGCGGCATTATTCCTTATTTTATTTTTAGCAATATTACCAGCCGTTCTGTTAATGCCATCGAGGCGAACCAGGGGCTTTTTAATTATCGCCCCGTCCGACCCGTCGATACTATTATTGCCCGCACGCTGCTTGAGGCCAGCATCTACATTGTGGTTTACCTTCTGTTGCTCGTATTTCTGGCGATGATGGGGGAGGAGTTTACTTGTTCTCATCTGTTAACGCTCTTCTGCGTCTGGTTATGTCTGATCATGTGTTCTTTCGGTACCGGGCTTATTTTTATGGCCGCAGGCAATGCCTTCCCCGAGGCTGAAAAGTTTCTGCCACTGCTGACGCGCCCGCTCTATTTCATCTCCTGCGTGATGTATTCCCTGAATGCCATTCCGCAGGAATATCAGCGCTGGGTCGTCTGGAACCCGCTGGTACATATCATAGAGCTGACGCGGCAATCGCTCGCGATCAGCTACGCGAGCGAAGGCGCGAGCCTTACTTATCTCGCGATGAGCACGCTGGTTGTGCTTTTTACTGGCCTTGCGCTTTATCGTCATCAGGAAGAGGCGATGCTCACCTCATGA
- a CDS encoding ABC transporter ATP-binding protein produces MITIENLTKSYRTPAGRHYVFKDLNLTFPAGQSVALIGRNGAGKSTLLRMIGGTDNPDSGRIVSDATISWPVGLAGGFQGSLTGRENVKFVARLYASKEELRQKVAFVEAFAELGKYFDMPVKAYSSGMKARLGFGLSMAFTFDYYLVDEVTAVGDASFRKKCETLFEARHRESCFLMVSHNLNSLKQYCDAAVFIGRENHVQYYDDVDDAINAYKAQENL; encoded by the coding sequence ATGATAACCATCGAAAACCTCACGAAATCCTACCGCACGCCTGCGGGGCGGCACTATGTCTTTAAGGATTTGAACCTGACCTTTCCGGCGGGGCAGAGCGTGGCGCTGATTGGGCGTAACGGCGCGGGCAAATCCACCTTGCTGCGCATGATTGGCGGCACGGATAACCCGGACAGCGGGCGCATTGTCTCTGACGCCACGATCTCCTGGCCCGTCGGCCTGGCGGGCGGTTTTCAGGGCAGCCTGACGGGCCGGGAAAACGTTAAATTCGTCGCGCGGCTTTATGCCTCAAAAGAGGAGCTGCGCCAGAAAGTAGCGTTTGTCGAGGCGTTCGCCGAGCTCGGTAAATACTTTGATATGCCGGTCAAAGCCTACTCGTCCGGCATGAAGGCGCGGCTTGGTTTTGGGCTGAGCATGGCGTTTACATTTGATTATTATCTGGTGGATGAAGTCACCGCCGTAGGCGATGCCAGCTTTCGTAAAAAATGCGAGACGTTGTTTGAAGCGCGTCACCGCGAGTCTTGCTTTTTAATGGTGTCGCATAACCTTAATTCTCTGAAGCAGTACTGTGATGCGGCGGTGTTTATTGGCCGGGAAAATCACGTTCAGTATTACGACGATGTCGATGACGCCATTAATGCCTATAAGGCACAGGAAAATCTGTAA
- a CDS encoding stealth family protein, producing the protein MLYRKARKLLASPGMFLRDYLLKTHPLIFNEIHCPVTEEGVLLKHDLALERMFEVNFPVDVVFTWVDNGDPHWARKFQQYRRSHLQTGGNTDADLARFDNHNEIYYSVLSVLRFMPWVRFIYIVVDGHSLPWARHIEKIKLISHAEIIPPQYLPTFNSHVIEAHLHLIPGLAEHFIYFNDDVFVARELPASHFFRSNGLASLFIAGKSLTAMAQRGSPTPALAASLNARALLADDTGFTPDAPLAHTYVPLRKSLFSETRQRYRQQIEAFLHCKFRSDNDLNLPTFLVPWLTYIRGMAAPARDICYYFNVRSPAAKMHYCALIDGQQNNVSPHSFCANDFSSRNTSTHHYQHQLIDMLETYFENGTHKNV; encoded by the coding sequence ATGTTATACAGAAAAGCCCGCAAGCTGCTCGCGTCCCCCGGCATGTTCCTGAGAGATTACCTTCTTAAAACGCACCCGCTTATTTTTAATGAAATTCATTGTCCGGTAACGGAGGAAGGCGTGTTGCTTAAGCATGACCTCGCGCTGGAGCGCATGTTTGAGGTTAACTTTCCGGTGGATGTGGTTTTTACCTGGGTTGATAACGGCGATCCGCACTGGGCAAGAAAATTTCAGCAGTACCGGCGCAGTCATCTGCAAACGGGTGGAAATACGGATGCTGACCTTGCCCGTTTTGATAACCATAATGAAATCTATTATTCAGTGTTGAGCGTATTGCGGTTTATGCCCTGGGTGCGCTTTATCTATATTGTCGTCGATGGGCATTCTCTACCCTGGGCCAGGCATATAGAAAAGATTAAGCTTATCTCTCATGCAGAGATTATTCCGCCGCAATATCTGCCTACGTTTAACTCGCACGTCATCGAAGCGCATTTACATCTTATTCCGGGGCTTGCCGAACATTTTATCTATTTTAATGATGATGTGTTTGTGGCGCGCGAGCTGCCGGCAAGTCATTTTTTCAGAAGTAACGGTCTGGCGTCGCTCTTTATCGCCGGTAAGAGCCTGACGGCGATGGCGCAGCGCGGGAGCCCGACACCGGCGCTCGCCGCGTCGTTGAACGCCCGCGCGCTGCTTGCAGACGACACCGGCTTTACACCCGATGCGCCGCTGGCTCACACCTATGTGCCGCTGCGTAAAAGCCTTTTTTCCGAAACCCGACAGCGATACCGCCAGCAAATCGAGGCGTTCCTGCACTGTAAATTCAGAAGCGACAACGATTTGAATCTGCCGACGTTTCTGGTGCCCTGGCTGACCTATATCCGGGGGATGGCCGCGCCGGCAAGGGATATCTGTTATTACTTTAACGTACGCTCGCCCGCCGCCAAAATGCATTATTGCGCGCTGATTGATGGACAACAGAATAATGTCTCGCCGCATTCCTTCTGCGCTAATGATTTTTCTTCACGTAACACAAGTACTCATCACTATCAGCACCAACTGATTGACATGCTGGAAACATATTTTGAAAATGGAACGCACAAAAATGTTTAG
- a CDS encoding CDP-glycerol glycerophosphotransferase family protein, whose translation MERTKMFSNKLRKLVRDPKLFFSDMAANQARKLSKLHLKKEKGHYDYTVVSAVYNVSAFLDDYFKSFIHQRLKFKKHIRLILVDDGSTDNSADIIKKWQKKFPNNVAYIYQENAGQSAARNNGLQHVATEWVTFIDPDDFVDADYFYNLDNFLYQHKDKDIKMVGCNTIMFYESRNQYQDAHPLAFKFRKGNQLVSLDNMEKEIQLSASTAFFRSDMIALKNVYFDARVKPNFEDAHFVARYLQGEKIGHAAFLAHSKYYYRKREDGSSTLDTSWTKKERFTHVPVYGYLDVLKSYAEKEGVVPANIQRTVIYEIVWYLKWLTNHGGRSAFLSVDEKQTFIHRLKEIFVYLDKNTIMNFELAGAWFFHKVAMLSFFKDLQPDAQIVYVEKYDPHKHMVQLRYFTSLVGLEQITLDGADAIPAYAKTIRHEFMDETLILERRLWIALGNTQNITVSISGLPTRISLGGKQHKDGLNPCEIVKSFSSMMPKYAKKKDYMDAWVFIDRDMQADDNAEHLYRYVRKNYPDKKIFFALKRESHDWARLEKEGFNLLEFGSTEHILALGSCSKVISSHANYYITNLLGPKMLTGRHFVFLQHGVTKDDLSAWLNTKDEINCFITSSPAEYHSISDDLTKYFYSKKEVFLTGFPRHDRLVNNNREPEKLIVIMPTWRQTIVGKVLGDGDERAINPLFMESDFALRWKSVLQSPQLEKYAKQYNYRVAFFPHFNILPYLSQFDVPEYIEVVTHVTGSIQDIFTRAALMITDYSSVAFEMAVQNKQIIYYQFDAKEFFAGHVYSKGYFDYREHGFGPVVETEKALFKELNTLLKNNAVPSAKILKRISQTFPYRDGQNCERTYQAIASLDAPLPDGFADADIYQQYARQAASARRWALAEKRWQSYLALTLTQEEDAQGCAGLAEALRKQGKTVAARQVIDGWYAHYPQQSHYALSVSRALLEMAEHHWQQAAVYWQEAGEAHADNTRYCYCLCRSEQVAVLEALCKKARPVTGFHYARFCLLLAKKKWAEGIAYVEEQGVDVISMESLENKLLITLSYCYQQLNKLGDAHQCLVKYEKYIENDPQCRLKIARLAFLRQNWEKIITQLNKACADIGNLPDEHLYYYCVALLRTGKNAEIYALFATLSSALKNDVRFLKVYAQACLALKKTNEAIALLEVRDNPDDELCLIYARALKEAGRFSQALSVVCNRISRYNQPAWMLRCDLAQLCEDWDDAYDCWLNLLRHYPQQMPANAAEKLQNLRLLREFSVKSDIQQ comes from the coding sequence ATGGAACGCACAAAAATGTTTAGTAATAAACTTCGCAAGCTGGTAAGGGACCCCAAACTGTTCTTCAGCGACATGGCTGCCAATCAGGCACGGAAATTAAGTAAGCTGCATCTTAAAAAAGAAAAGGGGCACTACGATTATACGGTGGTGTCGGCAGTGTATAACGTCAGCGCCTTTCTGGATGACTATTTTAAAAGTTTTATCCATCAGCGGTTGAAGTTTAAAAAGCATATCCGGCTGATTCTGGTCGATGATGGTTCGACAGATAATTCTGCTGACATTATTAAAAAGTGGCAAAAGAAATTCCCGAACAATGTTGCGTATATTTATCAGGAAAACGCCGGGCAGTCGGCCGCACGTAACAACGGATTGCAGCATGTGGCTACGGAGTGGGTGACGTTTATCGACCCGGATGACTTCGTTGATGCCGATTATTTTTACAACCTCGACAATTTTCTTTATCAGCACAAGGATAAAGACATAAAAATGGTGGGGTGTAATACTATCATGTTTTATGAATCCAGAAATCAGTATCAGGATGCCCATCCGCTGGCTTTCAAATTCAGAAAAGGTAACCAGCTAGTATCGCTTGATAATATGGAAAAAGAGATCCAGTTATCAGCCAGTACGGCGTTTTTTCGTTCGGACATGATAGCGTTAAAAAATGTGTATTTTGATGCCAGAGTGAAGCCTAATTTCGAGGACGCACATTTCGTTGCCCGTTATTTGCAAGGCGAAAAAATTGGACATGCGGCATTTTTAGCACATTCAAAATATTATTATCGCAAGCGTGAAGATGGCTCGTCTACGCTGGACACCTCCTGGACTAAAAAAGAGCGGTTCACGCATGTTCCTGTGTATGGTTACCTGGACGTCTTAAAATCCTACGCTGAAAAAGAGGGGGTAGTACCAGCAAATATACAACGGACCGTGATCTATGAGATTGTCTGGTATCTGAAATGGTTAACCAATCATGGTGGGCGTAGCGCCTTTTTATCAGTAGATGAAAAGCAAACGTTTATTCATAGGCTTAAAGAGATTTTTGTTTATCTCGATAAAAATACTATTATGAATTTCGAGCTGGCGGGTGCCTGGTTTTTCCATAAAGTGGCGATGTTGTCATTTTTCAAAGATCTCCAGCCCGACGCGCAAATTGTGTATGTGGAAAAATACGATCCGCATAAGCATATGGTACAGCTTCGCTATTTTACCAGCCTTGTCGGCCTAGAGCAGATTACGCTGGATGGCGCTGATGCGATCCCGGCCTATGCCAAAACTATCCGCCATGAATTTATGGATGAAACCTTAATTCTGGAGCGACGGCTGTGGATAGCATTGGGCAACACGCAGAACATAACAGTATCTATATCAGGATTGCCGACGCGTATTTCTCTTGGCGGAAAACAGCATAAAGATGGCCTGAACCCATGCGAAATTGTTAAGTCTTTTTCTTCTATGATGCCTAAGTATGCAAAGAAAAAAGATTACATGGATGCCTGGGTTTTTATAGACCGCGACATGCAGGCTGATGACAATGCCGAACATCTTTATCGCTATGTTCGAAAGAATTATCCAGACAAGAAAATTTTCTTTGCTTTAAAGCGAGAGTCGCATGATTGGGCACGTCTGGAAAAAGAAGGGTTTAACCTGCTTGAATTTGGTTCTACGGAGCATATACTTGCGCTCGGCTCATGCAGTAAAGTGATCAGCTCCCATGCTAATTATTATATTACTAATTTATTGGGACCCAAAATGCTTACAGGGAGGCATTTTGTATTTTTACAGCATGGCGTCACTAAAGACGATTTGTCCGCGTGGTTAAATACAAAAGATGAAATTAACTGTTTTATAACCTCATCTCCAGCGGAGTATCACTCTATTAGCGATGATCTAACAAAATATTTTTACTCTAAAAAAGAGGTATTTCTGACAGGGTTTCCAAGACATGACCGGTTAGTAAACAACAACAGAGAGCCCGAAAAGTTAATCGTTATCATGCCGACGTGGCGCCAGACTATTGTTGGTAAAGTTTTAGGTGATGGTGATGAGCGCGCTATTAACCCGTTGTTTATGGAAAGTGATTTTGCTTTACGTTGGAAAAGCGTTTTGCAATCTCCTCAGCTTGAGAAATATGCGAAACAGTACAATTATCGCGTGGCTTTTTTCCCTCATTTTAACATATTACCCTATCTGAGTCAGTTTGATGTTCCTGAATATATAGAAGTCGTAACCCATGTTACAGGTAGTATTCAGGACATATTTACCCGCGCTGCGTTAATGATTACTGACTATTCTTCCGTTGCGTTTGAAATGGCAGTGCAAAATAAGCAAATCATCTATTACCAGTTTGACGCTAAAGAATTCTTTGCCGGCCATGTGTATTCAAAAGGCTACTTCGACTACCGCGAGCACGGGTTTGGCCCGGTGGTTGAAACGGAAAAAGCGCTGTTTAAAGAGCTGAACACGCTGCTGAAAAATAACGCGGTGCCCTCTGCGAAAATCCTCAAGCGTATCAGTCAGACGTTCCCCTACCGCGACGGGCAGAACTGCGAGCGCACGTATCAGGCGATCGCATCGCTGGATGCGCCTTTACCGGATGGCTTCGCTGATGCGGACATATACCAGCAGTACGCCCGGCAGGCGGCCAGCGCGCGCCGCTGGGCATTGGCCGAGAAACGCTGGCAGTCGTATCTGGCGCTGACGCTTACCCAGGAGGAAGATGCGCAGGGCTGCGCGGGCCTTGCCGAAGCGCTGCGCAAACAGGGTAAAACCGTGGCGGCGCGGCAGGTTATTGATGGCTGGTATGCGCATTATCCGCAGCAAAGCCATTACGCGCTCAGCGTTAGCCGCGCGCTGCTCGAAATGGCCGAGCATCACTGGCAGCAGGCCGCGGTTTACTGGCAGGAGGCGGGCGAGGCCCACGCGGATAACACCCGCTACTGTTACTGCCTTTGCCGCAGCGAGCAGGTTGCCGTCCTGGAGGCCCTGTGCAAAAAAGCGCGCCCCGTGACGGGTTTCCATTACGCCCGGTTCTGTCTGCTGCTGGCGAAGAAAAAATGGGCCGAAGGGATTGCGTATGTCGAGGAGCAGGGCGTGGATGTGATATCGATGGAAAGCCTGGAAAATAAACTTCTGATTACGCTTTCTTACTGCTACCAGCAACTGAATAAGCTCGGTGACGCGCATCAGTGTCTGGTGAAATATGAGAAATATATCGAAAACGATCCGCAGTGCCGGTTGAAAATCGCTCGTCTGGCCTTCCTGCGCCAGAACTGGGAGAAAATCATCACACAGCTCAATAAGGCCTGCGCGGATATCGGTAATCTGCCGGATGAGCACCTCTATTATTACTGCGTGGCGCTGTTGCGCACGGGTAAAAACGCAGAGATATATGCGCTCTTCGCCACTCTGAGTAGCGCGTTGAAAAATGACGTGCGTTTCCTGAAGGTTTACGCACAGGCGTGCCTGGCGCTGAAGAAAACAAACGAAGCGATCGCGCTGCTGGAAGTCCGCGATAACCCGGATGATGAGCTCTGTCTTATCTATGCCCGCGCGTTAAAAGAGGCCGGACGCTTTAGTCAGGCGCTCTCGGTGGTGTGTAACAGAATCAGCCGCTATAACCAGCCGGCGTGGATGCTGCGCTGCGACCTGGCCCAGCTCTGCGAAGACTGGGATGACGCCTATGATTGCTGGCTCAACTTGTTGCGTCATTATCCGCAACAGATGCCTGCCAATGCGGCGGAGAAATTACAAAACCTGCGGCTCCTGCGCGAGTTTTCGGTTAAGTCAGATATTCAACAATAA
- a CDS encoding alpha/beta fold hydrolase: MSEQTEIVNGVQIKYRIKKRKYDTQHMLFIFSGFGGAGMFTYDFANALQDCPAHVVWIKDDFNNACTYYLCQNNDFSIEQAVIAFIEMMLARYRLDKTQCTLAGFSKGGSAALWYGLKYGFKNMVSTVPQFHIGSYAKKHWPDVFTHMTGDGSEASVQLLDALLPRQLNRDTALDKNIYLLTSEADCQYETEVKPYIPAFRKYQNFNLFMAQSMLIREHNQVTSYHVPLLLGIFYSLSQGAVPRYGECVLTADSRVLPRPTKPEPVAVLKKVAVNGARLFPEGVAVLKGLSCAEYQDIQVDLVCKKDGFEEVFRIAKAHRAILTRQLYEEGFVNYDKGWFCTARYEGLSLAALPVGTYQLWLDITCQQVWARKALETDLALANRVLATSEALEVFSEDNRVYLIRKASL, from the coding sequence ATGTCAGAGCAAACTGAGATTGTGAATGGCGTACAGATTAAATACCGCATTAAAAAAAGAAAATATGACACGCAGCATATGCTTTTTATTTTTAGTGGGTTTGGCGGTGCCGGTATGTTCACGTATGATTTTGCCAACGCCCTCCAGGATTGTCCGGCACATGTCGTGTGGATCAAGGACGATTTTAATAACGCCTGCACCTATTACCTGTGTCAGAACAACGATTTTAGCATTGAGCAGGCGGTGATCGCGTTTATTGAGATGATGCTTGCGCGCTATCGCCTTGATAAAACGCAGTGTACGCTGGCCGGATTTTCGAAAGGCGGCAGCGCGGCGCTATGGTATGGCCTTAAATATGGCTTTAAAAACATGGTATCGACAGTGCCGCAGTTTCATATCGGCAGTTATGCAAAAAAACACTGGCCTGACGTTTTTACGCATATGACTGGCGACGGGAGTGAAGCATCAGTCCAATTACTTGATGCTTTATTACCTCGCCAGTTAAACCGCGACACCGCGCTTGATAAAAATATCTACCTGTTAACCTCCGAAGCCGACTGTCAGTATGAAACTGAAGTGAAACCTTATATTCCCGCCTTCAGGAAATACCAAAACTTTAATCTGTTTATGGCGCAGTCGATGCTTATCAGAGAGCATAATCAGGTCACGTCATACCATGTGCCGTTGCTGCTGGGGATTTTTTATTCGCTCTCGCAGGGCGCGGTACCGCGCTACGGCGAATGTGTTTTGACGGCGGATAGTCGCGTGCTGCCGCGCCCGACTAAGCCTGAGCCAGTGGCGGTGCTGAAAAAGGTTGCCGTTAACGGCGCGCGGCTGTTCCCGGAGGGCGTGGCGGTGCTGAAAGGACTGAGCTGCGCGGAATATCAGGATATTCAGGTCGATCTGGTATGCAAAAAAGACGGCTTTGAAGAAGTGTTTCGCATCGCGAAAGCTCATCGCGCCATTCTCACCCGCCAGCTCTACGAGGAAGGCTTTGTGAATTACGACAAAGGCTGGTTCTGTACGGCGCGCTATGAAGGCCTTTCGCTGGCGGCGTTGCCCGTCGGTACGTATCAGCTGTGGCTGGATATTACCTGCCAGCAGGTCTGGGCGCGTAAAGCGCTGGAAACCGACCTGGCGCTGGCAAATCGCGTGCTGGCTACCAGCGAGGCGCTGGAGGTATTCAGTGAAGACAACCGCGTGTATCTCATCCGCAAAGCGAGTTTATAA